In Pygocentrus nattereri isolate fPygNat1 chromosome 30, fPygNat1.pri, whole genome shotgun sequence, the following proteins share a genomic window:
- the pck1 gene encoding phosphoenolpyruvate carboxykinase, cytosolic [GTP] — protein MPPQLHSQNQSCPRVLQGDLGSLSPSLREFIESSLSLCQPDALHICDGSEEENSALLDHLQEQGVIKKLKKYENCWLARTDPRDVARVESRTVIVTQEQCDTVPSPRGGGISQLGRWMSQEEWDKAMNERFPGCMKGRTMYVIPFSMGPVGSPLSKIGVELTDSPYVVVSMRVMTRMGKAVLNALGNGDFVRCLHSVGCPLPLKKPLVSNWPCNPDLTLIAHIPDQRKIVSFGSGYGGNSLLGKKCFALRIASRIAKEEGWLAEHMLILGVTNPAGQKKYIAAAFPSACGKTNLAMMCPALSGWKVECVGDDIAWMKFDKEGNLRAINPENGFFGVAPGTSSKSNPNAMKTIFRNTIFTNVAETSDGGVSWEGMDEQLPEGVTITSWKNKPWTAEEGEPSAHPNSRFCTPAPQCPIIDPQWESPEGVPIEAIIFGGRRPEGVPLVYESFSWAHGVFVGATMRSEATAAAEHKNKVIMHDPFAMRPFFGYNFGHYLTHWLSMEQRPNSKLPKIFHVNWFRKSPSGRFLWPGYGENIRVLEWIFHRLNGEAGAMPSAVGYVPGGGSLNLCGLKESVNLDELFNISRDFWEKEVQDIRLYFDHEVNNDLPIEMERQLEMLSQRIRQL, from the exons ATGCCACCACAGCTGCATTCCCAGAACCAGTCATGCCCCCGGGTCCTCCAGGGTGATTTGGGCTCTCTGAGTCCTTCTCTCAGAGAGTTCATTGAAAGCAGTTTGAGTCTGTGCCAGCCAGATGCCCTGCACATTTGTGATGGCTCAGAGGAAGAGAACAGTGCCCTTCTGGACCACTTGCAGGAGCAAGGCGTGATCAAGAAGCTTAAAAAATATGAGAACTG CTGGCTGGCACGTACTGATCCTCGTGATGTAGCTCGGGTGGAGAGCAGGACAGTGATTGTTACTCAGGAACAGTGTGACACTGTTCCCTCACCCCGCGGAGGTGGTATCAGCCAGCTTGGACGATGGATGTCCCAGGAGGAGTGGGACAAAGCCATGAATGAGAGATTCCCTGGCTGCATGAAAG GACGTACCATGTATGTGATCCCCTTCAGTATGGGCCCAGTGGGGTCTCCTCTATCCAAAATTGGAGTAGAACTGACAGACTCTCCTTACGTGGTAGTCAGTATGAGAGTGATGACCCGAATGGGAAAAGCTGTGTTGAATGCACTAGGAAATGGAGATTTCGTCCGCTGCTTACACTCTGTTGGTTGCCCCCTACCTCTTAAAA AACCACTTGTGAGCAACTGGCCATGTAATCCTGACCTCACTCTGATTGCTCATATCCCTGACCAAAGGAAGATTGTGTCATTTGGGAGTGGATATGGTGGAAACTCATTACTTGGGAAGAAGTGTTTTGCTCTCCGTATTGCTTCTCGCATTGCTAAAGAAGAGGGCTGGCTGGCTGAACACATGCTT ATTCTGGGTGTCACCAACCCAGCTGGTCAGAAGAAGTACATTGCAGCCGCATTCCCAAGTGCTTGTGGAAAAACAAACCTGGCCATGATGTGTCCAGCACTGTCTGGATGGAAGGTTGAATGCGTGGGAGATGACATTGCCTGGATGAAGTTTGACAAAGAAG gTAATCTTAGAGCCATCAACCCAGAGAATGGCTTCTTTGGTGTCGCTCCAGGAACATCCTCCAAAAGCAACCCTAATGCAATGAAAACCATCTTTAGAAACACAATATTCACCAATGTGGCAGAAACCAGTGATGGGGGAGTTTCCTGGGAAGGCATGGACGAGCAGCTGCCAGAGGGAGTGACCATCACCTCGTGGAAGAACAAACCATGGACAGCAGAAGAAG GTGAACCTAGTGCCCATCCCAACTCTCGATTCTGCACACCAGCTCCTCAGTGCCCCATCATTGATCCACAGTGGGAATCTCCTGAGGGTGTACCCATCGAGGCCATCATTTTTGGGGGACGCAGACCAGAGGGAGTGCCTCTGGTCTATGAAAGTTTCAGTTGGGCACATGGAGTGTTTGTGGGCGCCACTATGAGATCTGAAGCAACAGCAGCTGCTGAACACAAAA ACAAGGTCATCATGCACGACCCTTTCGCCATGCGTCCTTTCTTTGGCTACAACTTTGGTCATTACCTGACCCACTGGCTGAGCATGGAACAACGTCCCAACTCTAAGCTTCCTAAGATCTTTCATGTCAACTGGTTCCGCAAGAGTCCATCTGGAAGATTCCTCTGGCCTGGGTATGGAGAGAACATCCGAGTTCTCGAGTGGATATTTCACAGGTTGAATGGCGAGGCTGGGGCCATGCCTTCTGCAGTGGGCTATGTCCCTGGTGGTGGCTCCCTGAACTTGTGTGGTCTAAAAGAGAGTGTTAATCTAGATGAGCTCTTTAACATCTCTAGAGATTTCTGGGAGAAAGAAGTTCAGGATATTAGGTTATACTTTGATCATGAGGTTAATAATGATTTGCCAATAGAGATGGAGAGGCAGCTCGAAATGCTGTCACAGAGAATTAGACAGTTGTGA